From Microcystis aeruginosa NIES-2549, a single genomic window includes:
- the clpS gene encoding ATP-dependent Clp protease adapter ClpS, protein MSTEVIEKRSTATIRKPAPRYRVLLHNDDFNSMEYVVQSLMQTIAGMTQPQAVDIMMEAHTNGTALVITCIQEHAEFYCETLKNKGLTSSIEPDE, encoded by the coding sequence GTGTCCACAGAAGTCATCGAAAAGCGTTCCACAGCGACAATCCGTAAACCAGCGCCGCGTTATCGCGTTTTACTCCACAATGACGACTTTAACTCGATGGAGTATGTGGTTCAGAGTTTAATGCAAACGATCGCCGGTATGACGCAACCCCAAGCAGTCGATATCATGATGGAAGCGCACACGAATGGTACAGCCTTGGTGATTACCTGCATCCAAGAACACGCGGAATTTTACTGTGAAACCTTGAAAAATAAAGGTTTAACCAGCAGCATCGAACCCGATGAATAA
- a CDS encoding type II toxin-antitoxin system RelE family toxin — protein MNIEFRKSFETDLRNLKDRKIKRQIQAIIEEIESAKSLTELRNVKAIQGYRGFYRIRIGDYRLGLYLEQDTVALVRLLHRKEMYRYFP, from the coding sequence ATGAATATTGAATTTCGTAAAAGCTTTGAGACAGATCTACGCAATCTCAAAGATCGTAAAATTAAGCGACAAATTCAGGCAATTATTGAGGAGATAGAATCAGCCAAAAGTTTAACCGAGTTGCGTAATGTCAAAGCGATTCAAGGGTATCGAGGATTTTATCGCATTCGGATTGGGGATTATCGTCTTGGTTTATATTTAGAGCAAGATACTGTCGCCTTGGTTCGTCTTCTACACCGAAAGGAAATGTATCGTTATTTTCCTTAA
- a CDS encoding CPBP family intramembrane glutamic endopeptidase produces MNKRLRVIATYPVPLRLGVFILLLLFLWLPIALPLYHFFATNANLVSILTLSVLYLEFLGLSHWWGRTIYGDEGLAGYGLIWRRKTPIELINGLAIGLFFTFSLFLSQAFLGWLNFLPANPQISKIILEGFLVALAVGFAEELLFRGWLLGELEKDYRPAIALVISALIFAFAHFIKPLAEIIRTFPQFPALVLLGLILGWAKRGCGGSLGKSIGLHAGLVWAYYILNVGQLIKYTGTVPDWLTGIDKNPLAGVMGLFFLTILAIWIRKKQF; encoded by the coding sequence ATGAATAAAAGATTACGCGTAATTGCCACTTACCCAGTCCCCCTGCGACTGGGGGTTTTTATTTTGCTCTTACTTTTTCTCTGGTTGCCGATCGCACTTCCCCTCTATCACTTTTTTGCCACTAATGCTAACCTAGTCTCAATTTTGACCCTTTCTGTTCTCTATCTGGAATTTTTGGGGTTATCCCATTGGTGGGGACGGACAATTTATGGCGATGAGGGATTAGCTGGTTATGGGTTGATTTGGCGAAGAAAAACGCCGATTGAGTTAATTAACGGCTTGGCGATCGGTTTATTTTTCACTTTCTCGCTTTTTCTGTCCCAAGCTTTCCTAGGTTGGTTAAATTTCTTACCCGCAAATCCCCAAATCAGCAAAATCATCCTAGAGGGGTTTTTAGTCGCTTTAGCGGTGGGTTTCGCCGAAGAATTACTATTTCGCGGCTGGTTACTGGGAGAATTAGAAAAGGATTATCGTCCCGCTATCGCTCTAGTGATTAGTGCCTTAATTTTCGCTTTTGCTCACTTTATTAAACCTTTAGCCGAAATTATCCGCACTTTTCCCCAATTTCCTGCCTTAGTCTTGCTAGGATTGATTCTCGGTTGGGCAAAACGTGGCTGTGGTGGTAGTTTGGGTAAAAGTATCGGTCTGCACGCGGGTTTAGTCTGGGCATACTATATATTAAATGTGGGTCAGTTAATTAAATACACTGGTACTGTTCCCGATTGGTTAACTGGAATCGATAAAAATCCTTTAGCGGGAGTGATGGGTTTATTTTTCCTGACAATTCTCGCTATCTGGATCAGAAAAAAGCAGTTTTGA
- a CDS encoding ammonium transporter, translating into MNRLLSFLEYRPRLRNILSFCFSLIVMLLIGVGKVTAQDLNNSTVDLVANLWMLIAGSLVFFMNAGFALLETGFCRTNNATNILAKNLIVFCVSALAYWMFGFGLMFGNTSALKNSFSGGTGFFLEILTPNNQYSQFQEVWTGRSIATLFFFQLTFAGTAATIVSGAVAERVKFWAFLLFSFFLVAFSYSITGHWIWSSEGWLYNLFKFRDFAGSTVVHSVGGMAGLVGAWLLKPRDGRFGYNRKTDRYEAKERGNFAPHQLGFATLGCFILWLGWFGFNGGSAVNLNDVPITITTTMIAAATGGFLALIFNPLIGRKASLSTIINGILGGLVGITASSGYVNIKSSIIIGGISGIIVLFGGEFLIKTKVIDDPVGAIPVHLFCGFWGTIAVGLFSSKDAGEFANGLTRDSPISQVAFQFFGWIIVMAFTVIFSLILWLIIGNLLYYMQIIVLRQKNPQLNSSSVVGSQTFNITDIFSLFWSRGREGIRVSLSEELNGSDGVFSD; encoded by the coding sequence ATGAATCGATTATTATCTTTTCTAGAATATCGCCCGCGTTTGCGTAATATCCTATCTTTTTGTTTCTCTCTTATCGTCATGCTATTGATCGGTGTAGGCAAAGTCACAGCACAAGATTTAAATAATTCTACTGTGGATTTAGTTGCTAATCTCTGGATGTTAATAGCCGGCTCTTTAGTATTCTTTATGAATGCGGGTTTTGCCCTGCTGGAAACGGGTTTTTGTCGTACTAATAACGCCACTAATATCTTAGCTAAAAACCTAATTGTCTTCTGTGTTTCTGCCTTGGCTTATTGGATGTTTGGTTTCGGTTTAATGTTTGGTAATACATCTGCACTAAAAAATAGTTTCTCTGGTGGTACAGGATTTTTCTTGGAAATTTTAACCCCCAATAATCAATACAGTCAATTCCAAGAGGTGTGGACAGGTCGTTCAATTGCCACTTTATTTTTCTTTCAATTAACTTTTGCGGGAACTGCGGCGACTATTGTATCGGGAGCAGTGGCAGAAAGGGTTAAATTTTGGGCATTTTTGCTATTTAGTTTCTTTTTAGTCGCTTTTTCTTATTCTATTACTGGACATTGGATTTGGTCATCGGAAGGATGGTTATATAACTTATTTAAGTTTCGAGATTTTGCTGGTTCAACGGTGGTGCATTCGGTGGGAGGAATGGCCGGATTAGTGGGTGCTTGGTTACTAAAACCGAGAGATGGACGCTTTGGTTATAATCGCAAAACCGATCGTTATGAAGCAAAAGAAAGGGGAAATTTTGCCCCCCATCAGTTAGGTTTTGCCACTCTTGGTTGTTTCATTCTTTGGTTAGGATGGTTTGGTTTTAATGGTGGTTCGGCGGTAAATTTGAATGATGTCCCCATAACAATTACTACCACGATGATTGCCGCTGCCACTGGGGGATTTTTGGCATTAATTTTTAATCCTTTAATTGGCCGCAAAGCCAGTTTATCCACAATTATTAATGGCATTTTAGGAGGATTAGTGGGGATCACGGCATCCTCAGGTTATGTTAACATCAAATCATCTATTATCATTGGTGGCATTAGTGGCATTATTGTCTTATTTGGAGGAGAATTTTTAATTAAAACTAAAGTAATTGATGATCCAGTGGGAGCAATTCCAGTACATCTTTTTTGTGGTTTCTGGGGAACAATAGCGGTGGGTTTATTTAGTAGCAAAGATGCGGGAGAATTCGCCAATGGATTAACAAGGGATAGTCCTATATCTCAGGTCGCTTTTCAATTTTTTGGATGGATTATAGTCATGGCATTTACTGTTATTTTTAGTTTAATTCTCTGGTTAATTATTGGCAATCTCCTCTATTATATGCAAATAATTGTTTTACGTCAAAAAAACCCACAGCTTAATTCCTCTTCTGTTGTCGGGAGTCAAACCTTCAATATTACTGACATATTCTCCCTATTTTGGTCACGGGGAAGGGAAGGAATCCGGGTATCATTATCCGAGGAATTAAATGGTAGTGATGGGGTGTTTAGTGATTGA
- the ahr gene encoding NADPH-dependent aldehyde reductase Ahr — translation MIRAYAAREKGGKLEPFDYDPGILGDEDVEIEVEYCGICHSDLSMLDNDWGLTTYPFVPGHEVVGTIAALGAKVKELNLGQRVGLGWFSRSCSTCETCMSGDQNLCATAEGTIVGRHGGFAERVRAHHSWLVPLGNQLDAAKAGPLFCGGITVFNPIVQFNIKPTARVGVIGIGGLGHIALKFLKAWGCEVTAFSSSPDKEAEAKELGATHFINSRDPEALQSVQNYFDFIISTVNVNLDWGLYIACLRPKGRLHIVGAVLEPMNTYAFPLIMGQKSISGSPLGSPSTINKMIEFASRHGIEPVTETYPISRVNEAMEKLRTGQPKYRLVLQIK, via the coding sequence ATGATTAGAGCCTATGCTGCCCGAGAAAAAGGGGGGAAACTAGAGCCTTTTGACTACGATCCGGGTATATTAGGGGATGAAGATGTGGAAATCGAGGTGGAATATTGCGGCATCTGCCACAGTGACCTAAGTATGCTCGATAACGATTGGGGACTGACCACCTATCCCTTTGTCCCCGGTCATGAAGTGGTCGGCACGATCGCCGCTCTTGGTGCTAAAGTCAAAGAATTAAACCTAGGGCAAAGAGTCGGTCTGGGTTGGTTTTCCCGTTCCTGTTCCACCTGTGAAACTTGTATGTCGGGGGATCAAAACCTTTGTGCCACTGCCGAAGGAACTATCGTCGGTCGCCATGGCGGTTTTGCCGAAAGAGTCCGCGCTCATCATAGTTGGTTAGTTCCCCTGGGGAACCAGTTAGATGCTGCCAAAGCTGGCCCGCTTTTTTGTGGTGGTATTACCGTCTTTAATCCCATTGTCCAATTTAATATTAAACCCACGGCCCGAGTTGGTGTCATTGGTATTGGTGGATTAGGCCATATAGCCTTAAAATTCCTCAAAGCTTGGGGCTGCGAAGTAACCGCTTTTTCCAGTAGTCCCGATAAAGAAGCGGAGGCCAAAGAATTAGGCGCGACTCATTTTATCAATTCCAGAGACCCCGAAGCTTTGCAATCGGTACAAAATTACTTTGATTTTATCATCTCTACTGTTAACGTTAATCTCGATTGGGGTCTTTATATTGCCTGTTTACGTCCCAAAGGTCGTCTGCATATTGTTGGGGCTGTTCTTGAACCGATGAATACCTATGCTTTTCCCTTGATTATGGGTCAAAAATCGATTTCTGGCAGTCCTTTGGGTAGTCCCAGTACCATCAATAAAATGATCGAATTTGCCTCTCGCCATGGCATTGAACCGGTGACAGAAACCTATCCTATCTCCCGGGTGAATGAGGCCATGGAAAAACTGAGAACCGGACAACCCAAATATCGCCTTGTCTTGCAAATAAAATAA
- a CDS encoding Hpt domain-containing protein gives MDSANDQKILGYFIEEAKEHLETLEQGILDLGNLVNNNEQMNGMFRAAHSVKAGAAMLGYSSIQKTAHRLEDAFTILKENPLEVDQKLESLLLKSYDLLQILIDKLQSPLGLQAEEADAIIKNGEATFAELQAHLNYLLGRGKSTPAIAAASSISISVRDILKQMLQLFKQEETSASRQQLQKLILSLSQLASEQQQWQYLVKNAQSALANPKHSYRTLAPVIIRELKQAGDLLEWGRGEEITVSQELQLLAAAKLPQILINPEAELVASTPELLPDQDLEEALTWSQNQDLNGSEKPSLELSQIPGRRKAQIASQREAYQLAEEKLTPEFEENQRATLIEETLAWTGGNLELTEIVIRLLIDNKNELREGQEKPRIEQLIQKHIVENWLQNKAAVHLQTIQNSLLNSDANVRSRLETYQDILQGRVLANNKPEKLDLQQAELVIKNGDYLEVTNRIYQEVFNVQWIKQELEKLVNVENSPANLTKILSFLALLAFLGFTFWSLKTPENAPNVMAPPPEICDKRDFNISLEKNIQQLQELKRKQGNQFSDKCGTQLNELMLIQQAIGLAADNFVANVPGREGGFEILCKIPPTSHNFKDAQYWAKRWYNDRAWKSDIDRALQDNPDCQKLIK, from the coding sequence TTGGACTCCGCTAACGATCAGAAAATTCTCGGCTATTTCATCGAAGAAGCAAAAGAACACCTGGAAACTTTGGAACAGGGGATTTTAGACTTAGGCAATCTAGTGAACAACAATGAACAGATGAACGGGATGTTTCGTGCCGCTCATTCCGTCAAGGCAGGGGCGGCCATGTTAGGCTATAGCAGTATCCAAAAAACTGCTCACCGTCTTGAGGATGCTTTCACAATATTGAAAGAAAATCCCCTAGAAGTGGATCAAAAATTAGAGTCTTTGTTGCTCAAGAGTTATGATCTGCTTCAGATATTGATCGATAAGCTGCAGAGTCCCTTGGGTTTGCAAGCCGAGGAAGCTGACGCGATCATTAAAAACGGTGAAGCTACTTTTGCCGAATTACAGGCCCATCTTAACTATCTTCTCGGCCGGGGAAAATCTACCCCAGCTATTGCGGCGGCCTCTTCTATTTCTATCAGCGTTAGAGATATCCTCAAACAGATGTTACAACTGTTTAAACAGGAAGAAACCAGCGCTTCCCGTCAGCAATTACAAAAATTAATTTTATCTCTGTCTCAATTGGCTTCAGAACAGCAACAATGGCAATATTTAGTTAAAAATGCCCAATCGGCCCTGGCTAACCCCAAACATTCCTATCGTACTCTCGCTCCGGTTATTATTAGGGAATTAAAACAAGCCGGTGATTTATTAGAATGGGGTCGCGGGGAAGAAATCACCGTCAGTCAAGAATTGCAATTATTAGCCGCCGCCAAATTACCACAAATCCTGATTAACCCAGAAGCGGAATTGGTAGCTAGTACCCCGGAACTTCTTCCCGATCAAGATTTAGAAGAAGCTTTAACTTGGAGTCAAAATCAGGACCTTAATGGGTCGGAAAAGCCTTCTTTAGAGTTAAGTCAAATCCCAGGCAGGCGAAAAGCACAGATAGCAAGTCAAAGGGAAGCATATCAACTGGCTGAAGAAAAATTAACGCCCGAATTTGAGGAAAACCAACGAGCAACTTTAATTGAGGAAACTTTAGCTTGGACAGGGGGTAACTTGGAGTTAACCGAAATAGTTATTCGTTTGCTAATCGACAATAAAAACGAGTTACGCGAAGGACAAGAAAAACCAAGAATTGAACAATTAATTCAGAAACATATTGTAGAAAATTGGTTACAAAATAAAGCGGCAGTCCATCTCCAGACAATACAAAACAGTCTCTTAAATTCTGATGCAAATGTTAGGTCAAGATTAGAAACCTATCAGGATATTTTGCAGGGGAGAGTATTGGCTAATAATAAACCCGAAAAATTGGACCTTCAGCAAGCAGAATTAGTTATTAAAAATGGTGACTATCTAGAAGTTACTAATCGAATTTATCAAGAGGTATTTAATGTTCAATGGATCAAACAAGAATTAGAAAAATTAGTTAATGTGGAAAATTCTCCTGCTAATTTAACTAAGATATTATCTTTCTTGGCACTATTAGCCTTTCTTGGATTTACTTTTTGGTCATTAAAAACTCCTGAAAATGCTCCTAATGTGATGGCACCACCTCCAGAAATTTGTGATAAACGAGATTTTAATATTAGCTTAGAAAAGAATATTCAACAACTGCAAGAATTGAAACGGAAACAAGGTAATCAGTTTTCTGACAAGTGTGGGACTCAATTAAATGAATTAATGTTAATTCAGCAAGCAATAGGACTAGCTGCCGATAATTTTGTGGCTAATGTGCCGGGTAGAGAAGGTGGTTTTGAAATTTTGTGCAAAATCCCCCCAACTTCCCATAACTTTAAAGACGCTCAATATTGGGCAAAACGTTGGTATAATGACAGAGCTTGGAAATCGGATATCGATCGAGCTTTGCAAGATAATCCAGATTGCCAAAAACTTATTAAATAA